A single genomic interval of Sphaerodactylus townsendi isolate TG3544 linkage group LG08, MPM_Stown_v2.3, whole genome shotgun sequence harbors:
- the LOC125437708 gene encoding uncharacterized protein LOC125437708 → MADGAGAGCSNETESASKDAAETSPRCYFKLNRRGRTIRSQTQQVIMNVYSRIREEHPSLTVEECVEETSRLTGMSSAPIYRAKKLWHTTGGVLQTPGKKRPRKSGTKRRDVKCDSFSRCAIRGIVHKYFFRNEPPTLKKILNDVNSDQDLPCISQTTLHSILKDIGFAYNRRHKDCTLTDKPEIIAWRHQYLRKIRQFRSEGRSIFFLDETWVNTGHTVPKCWQDHAVKSAKGAFHRGLSTRLKDPPGKASRLICAHCGSEEGFVEDALLLFKSKTTSDYHQEMNVDNFEKWFAELLPKLPPESVIVMDDAFYHSVRSETIPTTKSGKETIRTWLTEKGISWDHEQVKPELLLLVQREKHRFVRYKTDEMAVAAGHKVLRLPPYHTELNPIELAWRYIKGHVALNNNTFKLDDVKNLFVEGVRAVTPEMWSSFIQHVMEKEKQFWDLDFLQENNETSSIKISLGSDSESDSYESEDIYE, encoded by the exons ATGGCTGACGGAGCAGGAGCAGGCTGCTCGAACGAGACAGAGAGCGCTTCGAAAG ATGCTGCAGAGACCTCTCCTCGCTGTTACTTCAAATTGAATCGCAGAGGTCGGACAATTCGAAGCCAGACTCAGCAAGTAATCATGAATGTGTATTCGCGCATTAGGGAAGAGCACCCAAGCCTTACTGTCGAGGAATGTGTAGAAGAAACCTCGAGATTAACTGGCATGTCTTCTGCACCCATCTACAGGGCAAAGAAGCTGTGGCACACAACAGGTGGAGTTCTTCAGACGCCAGGCAAGAAACGTCCTCGCAAATCCGGGACAAAGAGAAGAGATGTGAAGTGTGACAGTTTTTCTCGCTGCGCAATTAGAGGTATTGTACATAAGTATTTCTTCAGAAACGAGCCACCAACACTGAAGAAAATACTCAATGATGTCAACAGCGACCAGGATCTACCTTGCATTTCCCAAACAACACTGCACAGCATTTTGAAAGACATTGGCTTTGCCTACAATCGCAGGCATAAGGATTGCACTTTGACTGACAAGCCTGAAATTATAGCTTGGAGGCACCAATACCTGAGAAAGATTCGACAGTTCCGTTCAGAGGGAAGgagcattttttttctggatgaGACATGGGTGAACACAGGACACACAGTCCCAAAATGTTGGCAAGATCATGCTGTGAAGTCAGCGAAGGGTGCATTCCATAGGGGCTTGTCTACAAGACTCAAAGATCCACCTGGCAAGGCCAGTCGCTTGATTTGTGCTCACTGTGGGAGCGAGGAAGGCTTTGTGGAGGATGCATTGCTTCTGTTTAAGTCGAAAACAACAAGCGATTACCATCAGGAAATGAATGTGGACAACTTTGAGAAATGGTTTGCCGAGTTGCTGCCTAAGCTGCCTCCAGAAAGTGTAATTGTGATGGATGACGCCTTTTATCACTCAGTGAGGTCCGAGACGATCCCAACAACTAAATCTGGAAAGGAAACCATTAGGACATGGCTAACAGAGAAGGGCATCTCTTGGGACCACGAGCAAGTGAAGCCTGAGCTACTGCTTCTGGTGCAAAGGGAAAAGCACAGATTTGTTCGGTATAAAACAGACGAGATGGCTGTTGCTGCTGGGCATAAAGTGCTTCGCCTCCCTCCCTACCACACGGAACTGAACCCCATAGAATTGGCATGGCGTTACATAAAAGGACATGTGGCACTTAACAATAACACCTTTAAACTGGATGACGTGAAGAATTTATTCGTGGAAGGAGTACGTGCAGTGACCCCAGAGATGTGGAGCAGTTTCATCCAGCACGtgatggagaaggagaagcagtTCTGGGATCTtgattttctccaggaaaacaatGAAACTTCCTCAATAAAGATCTCTCTGGGGTCAGATTCTGAGAGTGATTCCTATGAGAGTGAGGATATTTATGAATAA